The Silene latifolia isolate original U9 population chromosome Y, ASM4854445v1, whole genome shotgun sequence sequence CTTGAACCATAAAATGAATCAAGCCCTAATTTCGGCTTTAGTTTTCCTTCTTCGAGAGCAACGAAAAGAAGCCATTTATCAAGCTTGCTTGGTTTACTAGCTGGCGCGCCTCAAATTCTATCTTCCCAAGGACAGAGCATTTAGTTTTCATGGTGATTGTTACGGTTGAGTCAATAGGATAAGCACGTAGGATTTGGAAGGTCTGGTTCCAGACCCGGTTTCTTTCAAATGATGTCCTTCCCACTTTATGGTGGCCTATCTTGATCGTCACATATGCTGCCCTCGTACCTGCTGATAAACACTGTCGAGAAGATCAATGGTAAGTCCTTGCGTATTTTATTCAAATATTACACACTTAACAAAGTCGGGATTTTTTTTTACATTTGGTTTAACAACAAATTGCAAAGTTTTCAGTGAGAATGTTCTATGGAAAGTTGGTAAGACGTGGTTCGTCTTCAGAAGTTTTAAGCTGAATACCTACTCCGAAACCTTAGAACTCCACCGTCTCTTACCATAGTACATTCTTACCCAAAATTTGCTCAACGAAGTAGTATTTTGCACgagcattttttttttaaaaaagatcATGCAATGCATATAGCTCGGATATTTAGTGTAATATTGTGTCAATAAATGCAGTTTCTCAGGGTAATACTTACGGTGAAGGGAAAGGATGGCGCAAATGGTGTAGCATGGAAGATGGTGGCTTCCAATGTTCCATGGAAGAATTTTTTGTCGTTCATCTATCTTGAAAGCGGCCTCAATTACGTGATTTTTGTTAGACAGACAAAGAAAGTGACCGATAGGGAAAGGTCAGGTTTAAGGTGACCTGTTGGAAGATGGAGAGTAACTGATCATCATTGCTGTGGATATATATGCAGGTAAGTTTACCAGTTTTGAAGTATAAGTAACAAATTTTGGAACGAAACTTTTGATGCAATTATAACATTAGCAGTTGGAGAAACTTGTAAAACTATGTTATTTAGTCTTAGAGGCAACTCCTTTTACCTAATCACATGTTTTACCTTTAAGCTTAAGTCACTAAAATTGGAACATAAACAATGTAGTTTCTATGGCTGACCAATTTGTGTATAGTTTGTTTCAGCTAATGTTTTACGCTTTTTGTGAAGTTATGTTCATAGTACCATATGGCTGACCGATTTGTCATTGGAAACTACCGCAGTGTACTTGGTTGTTTGTCGTGTCGTTCGCTAATTGTCATTTAGAAACGCTAAGAGATCTACTAAACTTGCTGTCATTTAGAATTAGGCGCGAGTTACTTGTGTTTATCGAAAACTGACCTATATTATATTGGACTTTAATGCCCTAATTTGTTGGATTTATCCTGGTTTTATTGGATGTGTATTGCTTTGTAGGTGAAGCTGTGAAGATGCTGATGTTCcattttttcgaaaaaaaattggAGTCTGTCATCCATCAAAGGTGATGGTTCAAGTTTACGACGCTTGAAGTCGACTCAAAACCATTCTCACAAGAATATAAATTTGGAAACTCTTCTTCTTTGGTAAGGCAACGAGCAATAGTTGCGCGATGGCCATATTATTTGGAGCCACCCTTCAAAAGCATTCCCAATATAGGAAGCTAAACAAATGAATGATACCCAAATATGggataggtaaacaaatgagcgGAACGGAGGAGTATTCTATAATGTTGAAATCAACCGATGAACTGTTGATAATCATTATCCGATTGATTCAGGAGGCCGATTGATTCACGAGGCCTCTTATGATACGGGAGGTATTACTATGCCCACATAGTAACGTGTCTATTGAAAATTTGAAAGTCAATCTTGGCATTTTGAAGAACTAAAAGTCATATTGCTACCATTACCTATCTCTCATCTCAACCCCTTTCTAAATATGTCCCGAATATTCATGAGTTTACGTCATTGTCAGGAGCAAACTGAATTAGGCTTATGTACaaaaagtgaacaatttctcaAATATTTCTTAGttaccactttgacccatatatTATCCTTttccataagaattttccataaaagtttcatttgaaggGCTTTATTAGCTACTTCAGAGGATTTTATTCCTAATCCACCAAGagactttggtaaacaaactttatgccaaccaatTAAATTAGGAGAACGCTGTGAAGGATTTTTATTCCATAAAACATCTCTATTAATTTTGTCTAATTTGTTATGGATACTTGAGGGAAGGAGGAAACTTTAAATTTGAAAGGTTCCCTTCGCGGCAAGGTTAGCATTAACAAGAACCAGTCTACCTGATTGCGATaaagaattcgctttccatttcgataattgagCGCAAGAGGAATTAATAATACTTTCAAACATATTTTTAGTCACTCTGCCGTCAATTAAAGGATAACCTAAGTACTTACCCAAATGAGCTTCTTCGTTCATACCAATAATACCTCGAAAAGACCCACGAAGTGAGCGATCGATATTTCTAGTGCACTGGAAAGTCGATTTGTCGAAATTAACAAATTGTCCAGaaatcgtgcaaaatttatcCAAAATAGATTTAATAGTTCTACAACTCTGATTAGACGCTTTAGCAAAAATGATAGTGTCATTCGCAAAAGTCAGGAATGGAATTTTTTCCAATCCAgatccaattctaataccaatatcactagaaCTAAGATCGCTATTCTTTTGTAGGAATCGTGCTAAAATCTCAGCACACATAATAAAAATATATGGCGAAAGTGAGTCTCCCTGTCTAATACCTCGAGTAGGTGTGAACATGTTCCCCGGTCTTCCATTTACAAGAACCGAGAAAGAAACAGTTTTAATACATTTCATAATCCAAGAAATCCAAGTAGGATTAAAACCCATTTGCGTAAAAGTCTCTTCAATAAAGTTCCATTCAAGTCGATCAtatgctttctccatatcaagtttaATAACAATCCATCCTCCTTTACCTTTTTTACGCTTAAAAGCGTTAAAGATCTCATGCGCTAGAAGGATATTATCTTGAATAAAGCGATTAGGTGTAAAAGCACCTTGATACGGATGTATAACCTTATGTAATACACTTCGGAGACGAGTTgctaaaattttcgaaataattttataaattgttgaacaAAGACTAATTGGCCGAAAATGGTTTGGTTATTGAGAATTATCAATTTTAGGGATTAATGCTGTAAAAGTATGATTGACTTCTTTAAGAAGTTTACTAGAATGGAAAAATGCTAAAACTGCTTTGGTAACAGAATTTCCTACTATATCCCATTATTTTCGAAAAAATTCCACAGGATAGCCATCAGGTCCAGGACTTTTATCTGCAGCTAAATTGAAAACAGTTTCTTTAACCTCTTCCCTACTAACCTTACTCGTAAGAAAATTGTTATCTTCATCCGTTATTATTCCACTAATAGACCTAAAGTCCTCATTTTTATCAAAATGACAAAGTTGATTCTTTGTAAACCTCAATTTGAACTCATTAGATATTTCTTGTTGAATGAGATCTTGATCAATAAAAAGAGCACCATCCTTATTAATATATTGCTTAATACCATTTCTACTACGTCTAATTGTAGCATGATTTTGAAAATACTTAGTATTATTATCTAGCTCTATGAGTTTTTTTTTGCTGCCAATAGATACGTTTGTAGTCGAGGAGGGCATCACGCTTTTTTAGCCATTTCAACTGTGCGACTTCTAAAACCAATGAATGAGATGAACCAAGTTGGTTTTGTATATTCTCTAACTTTTTTCTGCAATTGGTTGTCTAAAAATATTTCCAAAAGTAGATTGATTCCATTTTTTAGCCTTTTGCTTTAGTAATTTGCATTTTTGAGAAAGACAAAACATATAAGACCCCTGAAACTGGTATTGCCAACACTTTTTTACCAGCTTACTAAAATCATCTCGAAGAGTCCACATAAGTTCAAATCGAAAAAGAGGGGCTTTCTTATGAATTTGGTCATGAAACTTCACAGAGATAGGACAATGGTTGGAGCTAGTGAACGCATGATGCACAAACTGCATGTTTGGATAAATACTAATCCAACTAGGAGATGCTAAGGCTCTATCAAGGATTTCAAAAACATTTTCAGGACCAGATTTCTTTTTTTCTCCAAGTAAAAAAATTACCGGAAAAAGGGTAGATCCACACAATTAGTATTACTTAAAAATTTAGTGAATCTCAAACAACGCGCATTGGTAACTTTTGCACCCCTTCTTTTTCACTAGGGCTCTTAATCTCGTTAAGATCCCCTAATAATAAGAAAGGCAAATCAAGACTAAGAACAAAGTTTTGAAATTCATTCCAAAACTCCGTTTTTTCAGTCGGTTGAGCAGGAGCATAAACAGAAATAAGGCAAAATTTTACATTATTCATTAAGTCACACACTTCACATGCAATGAATCTATTCGACTTGAATGTGACAATTAACGAAAAGGTCATGGAGATAGATTCTTTCCAAAATAGCCAAATACCACCGGATAACCCAACACTAGGAATGAAGTCACAATTATTGAACCCAAAACAAGCTATTAGATAAGGGTCGGGCTTAGAAGATGATTTAGTATCACATATAGCTAAGATTTTAATTCCATTTGACGAGCAAAAGACATTAAGTTCTTCGGCAAAATTCTTTCTTTAGGTACCCCTAACATTCTAAAAGGCAATATTCATGGAAAATACATTGAGACGATATAATTGGTTCTAATTGAGACGACAAGACCCTAATGAGGTATAAGAAAAACAGACAACTGAAAGTCTACCCCTGCTCAAAACAAGAAGGCAATGTCTAAGCCAACAAGCAAGACATGTTTGAAGGACCAACAACTGGTGAAGACTGACAAGTATCGATAAAGATGGCCAATAAAAATAGACAAGATTATCAAAGAGATAGATAATACTGAGAGATGGAAATCTATTACCATGCAACAAATTGTTAAACCTTACAGACCAACAACAAAAGATTATCCAGAAAAATGTTGTAGCAAAAGTCATAGAACGATCCAAAAGCTGACTAACAAAGGTCAGATTAAGTAGAACTATACAAGCCACCGAACAATCATCAAAAAAGAAATGATTAAATGCAGTGGTCGAATTCTCAATAGGCATCTTGAAACATTAGCTAATCGAGTAAGATAGAAAATGTCAAGAATGACATTAAGCTTTACAAAAGTCAAAATGTAAAACACTTGAGTATAAACCATGTCTACATGGTTGACCTCAGTAAACAAAAGGATGTTTGCAATATAGAGACCAAGATAGCAGCAAAGGATGAGTTTCGTATAGGTATACATATTAGACAAGAATAAACCTTCAGCTACAAAAAACCATTTTGACAAGATAGTTAAACAAGCATAATACATAATCCGATTGGATTCACAAAGAGTGAGGGAAACATAGCCATAACACAGGTGGTAAGTACAATCACCTGATTTGCAAAAAATGTTCCAGACGGAAATTCTACTAAAAGCTATGAAACCGATTCGAAACTCGAAAATCAAAGGCTAAATTTGGTACAACAAAATATACCACCAACTGCttatcaaaaataaaatgaaacttTTCACTAATCAAAAATTCAAGGAACCATGTTGAACAATAAGCTAATCGAGTAAGATAGAAATCATCAAAGATGATACTAAACTTAAACAAGGGCAAAAAATTATACATTTGAGTAACACACATGTATACATAAGGAGCCTCAACAATCACCAAGATATAGCAATAAGACAATGTTTGGATACTTGAATTTCATTTTAAATGACCAATCTCAAATTAGAAATGTGAAATCATAAATCTCAAATCCAAATTCTTTGTTTGGGAAACAAAGTATTTGAAATTTAGAATTTGAAATCCAATTTCTATGTTTGGCAATACAAAGAATTTGAGAATCCAAATTTGATCCAAactcaattttcaagtaattaaCTCATATTACAAGGTTTTAGGCCAAAATTTCCCGCAATACAAAATAGTCGTTCGACATAGATTTTAACTACAACCCACAAATTTCAacatcaaaacaaaaaaaaagcaaCAAATTGTTCAACTATCATAAAATTTGGGCTTTTTTCggccttttttcttttttccgttttttttttctttttttttcggccttttttcttttttttttccgctCACTTCCATTTCTTAACTTCAGCTGTCAGGTGTGGCTTTTTGAAAAATTTGGGCTATCTGACAAGCTACCTGAATCCAAAAAAATATCAAGTAAGTGGCTTCACTGCTCAGCCACTAAGATGTGCATTTGACCAGACATTGGCTTATTGGCGCGAAATGCTGACTATTGGGGCGAGGTCCCATGTTCGTTGGACCTTGCCTTTGCCTCCTCTACACTCGTTCACAGGGCTTTCCGACATTGACAAGGCGAGGTATATCACATTTTTGGGCCTAGACCATTCCATCTATATTTTATTTGGACTGAGTACTTCGTCAATTCGGTCGCCGACAAACTGTCCTTGCAATTGAAGCTGCTCGTGGCCCAATTTTAGATGTCACTCATTCTAAATGCTAGGCTTGGCTTCATGCTTGGCGCTGCAGAACTATTTGGCACATGCTCAAACTAACAGAGCCGACATGGATTTATCCTTCTTACTTAAAATAGGTTACCAAACCATCTTACGAAGCTAGGAGAAAGTTGCGAAAGGACGATGCCATGGATTGGAAGTACTATCACGAAAGATTGCTGAATCAAACATATTTCAAAGAATCATTCCCAATCCTGCTTGAGTCTGAACCTAAAACTGACCATAATTCTAGGACTGACCCTAACACTTCAAGTGTTTGGCAAAGGTAGGGTTCACAGGCCAATGAAGGACCGACATTAGCTGAAAGGCTCGGTCCTCGACTGAGCGTGAAATACAAACTTCGCCCGCGCGAAAAAAGTGCAATTATTCCAAAGAAATGGGCTAGAGTGATGATGGGTGAGACGTCGCCTCGTCATGATGGGCCACGTGACCCGGGTTCGGCTTAGGCTAGGTCTTAGCTTTGGCTTTTTTACTATCTATTATCTTTATTATCGTTGCGTGCTTTCCTTTCTCGTTTGTGTGTGATAGGCTTTGCACGGAATAAAACTTTGTAACGGGCTTTCCCCGgaatttaaaaaataaataaaaactattatttattagaaatcccGAGTTTATGCAttcaaaaatttcatttttgtatTACATTGTTTTTGTAGTACTCTTTTAAAAACTTGCCTACGTATCTGCTTTCacagaatcaaaccgagttcGTAGTTCTCTCAAAACAAAATTATGCAGTGTCGACAAATGCCAACAACTCGTGACTTATTCTAAATACATTGTAATTCAAAtattatttcataacatttgagaatgAGGCCTTTTCAAGGGTAATATTTCTTCAACTGATCCAAGTTCGTAGGATTCGCAAAATCATTTCCGTCCAAAACTGGCAGTCGAACGGCGCCTCCTGATAAAATCTTCTTTTCCAAATAAGGGTCTGCCCAATTTGGTTTGAATTTACCCCTCGGGTCCACTGGTAGTAAAGCATGAACTGATTTCAGAACCAAATCCCCATATtaattcctcgaggtttcaccttcttaTTAAAAGCTCTCTCTATCCTCTTCTGATATAGTTGTACATGATATAACGCATTCAATCGTCGCTCATCGAGCATCACTAAAGAATCATATCAGGCTTGGACCCAATCTTCTATTCCATAAACCAACTAATATGGAGTAGCCCTCGTGGCTATTCTAATTGAAGGTCTGTACCCCCATAACGCGAAGGGTATCTTCTCAGGCCATTCACGGTAATTATATGAAATCTTTTTCAAAATGGTCATAACTGTCATATTAGCAGCCTCTACCGCACCGTGTGTCTGTGGTCGATAGGGTGATGACTTGTGATGCTTTATCTTATACTTTTGAAGtataacttcaatttcagcttgGAAATGAGTCCCGTGATCACTGATGAACCTATGTGGTACCCCATATTGGCAAATAAGGTCATTATTAATGAATTTTGCCACCTGCTTCACATTGAGCACTTTATAGGACTGgtttctacccacttcgtgaagtaatcaaTTGCAACAAAGATAAAACAGTGCCTCCCTGTTCCGGATGGGTTTACTTTTCCAATAATGTCAATTCCCCAGGTTGAAAacggccagggtgatgtcatgttATATAACATGAAGGGTGGTACATGTTGGATATTTGCAAAAATCTGGCAATTATGACAATGCTTGACGTATCGGCGACAATCTATCTCCATCGTTTCCAATAGTAACCCAACCTCATAATTTTTCGGACCAACATATGCGCTTTCATGTGCGGCCCACATTCTCCGTCATAgacttcttccataactttcTCAGCGGTCGGTTTATCAAAACACTGCAACAAAATACCTTGggttgttcttttgtataacgGCCCATCATCAGTCTTAATAAATTGAGATTCCAACATTCATAAGGCACGTTTCCCTCGTGTACCAAGATAGGGAGGATGCTCTCCTATTTCCTTGTACTTTAAGATGGCCATATACCAAGGTTCAGTTTTGCTTTCTTCGACATCACTAACTGCATTCACATAAGAAGGTGACAATCTTCTTTCGACACATATCAGCATACTGTCTATGTTAatgcatctgcaaattgatttttatCCCTCGGAAGGCGAACATACTTAACGTCGTCGAAGTATCGTTCCAACTCTTCGATCcttgcttggtacggagccaaacTATTACGTTTGATCTTCCATGACTCGACCACTTCATTAATCACCAAGGACGAGTCCCCACACACTAATAGCTTCTTCATGCCTAAATCGAGCGCGCTGCATAAACCGGGcaaacatgcttcatattcagcggcattattCGTTACATTGAAGTACAACTTGCTCGACACCGGGACGTGCTCACCTTTCGGAGAAATGAGGAGAATTCCTACTCCGTACCTCATATAATTCGATGCTCTATAAAAGTATAAATCCCACACATCATCTTCTACGTGAACCACATCTTCATCGGGAAATGACGAAGTGTCAACCACCTCAGTTTCCTCGATTTGATTGTCGGCGAGAAAATCGGCCACCACCCTTCCCTTAATTGCTTTCAAGGGCaaatatttgaggtcgaactcaGATAACATGAGAGTCAACCTCGACATTCTTCCATTTAGCACCGGGTTTTCAAATAGGTACTTGATCGGATCCATTTTTAAATAGATACTCACGCTGTAACTGAGCATATCGTGTCTTAACTTTTTCGCTGCCCAAACTAgggccaaacatgtcttttcaaAGGGTATTAATGAATCTGTTACATTATATAGTAAACTATCTTGGGGAATAATCCAAAATTATTCTAGGCGATAATATTATGATACCCGTAATATTATCTTtcctaatattttcctaatatctTATTCTATCACATATCTCTAATACTATTTagatttttaccaaaacaattgGCAACTAATAGAATGGCAGCGTAAAAAATCCGATTATTCAAACCGATCCGATATTCTATCCGAATCCGATCCGATTTTtaggatatctgatccgaaagttaagtttggatCGGAGATCCGATCCgatttttttggttttggtttggatatggatatgaATATTTGAATTAAAATATTTGGATATCCGATTCGATCTGAAACTTTAGtattctagtataatttcgagaaaatacaAATTTATCTGATACAACAATTTAATAAAAGTTTAAAACATAAGAGAAATATGTaagtggtacttaaattttatgttgAGAACATTGGAGTAAGAATACTAAATAAAATCATCATGTAGGACGATGAATATGATCTCGGACTTAATTTTAACGTAAAATCTAAATtatggatatccgatggatatctgcaaccgatccgattattttggatatcCGAATATTGGATATCCGGCATATTTGGTTTGAATATGGATATCTGACTTCAGGAATTCTAATATAGATATCTGATCCGAACTAGTACATTGGATCGGATATCTGAGTCGTGCTCTCCCCTACCTGATTGGGTTGCTTGAAATTGTTTGTGTTCTTTTGCGAATTGATGAGTTTCTCTATGAGTTTTAGCTATGAAACCTAATatacatgattttttttttgtttaagacAACATAACTATTTTAAATGAGAGAAACCGATGAATATATGAGACTGTATTAAAAATAGTACTCTATAATTATATTTTCTTATTTTAGGGAAAGATATCTGTATTATTTAACTAAAAGTCGACATGAAGTTGGAGGATATaatatctgtaacacccccacacatcaaggtgccttaccaagaccaccctagcacatagagatgctaccatctcggttacccgaggtatagtaatcaaaggagaccttaaagaaacgtactttaagtttAGAAGTTTAATGTGCTTACAGCATAACCAAAACTGGAATATAAAATACAAACGTCTCAAAATGAAAtccaaactaaaataaaaactgTCATAGGAAAACAGCAGAAGAATAAAGACTCAGActagtgatgactccatccccagttAGATCTCGCGCGTACTCCAAAGAAATACCCGCtagtcaactgctcaccatccccgaatagatcaccaaaattttcaaaacatttaaacggggtcaattacTGAATAAACAAGATAGGTAAACAACAACATCCAATTATACAAACACATTCCTCAAACTCCGTTTCATCACAaatcacctgactacacactaaagtgtgtagccctgccagaatacccttcgcaacagatattccactcagccagtggggaccgcagccgtacaacctaagccccgctcaaaaccatagagcgaataatccatgtccattaatgtgcacatccgccgtgtgacgggaaccacaaggggcgaatcaagggcgtggagCCATTCCCGCAAaagactccactcagccgagggtgcaCCTCGCTTATCACATACAATTACAGCCAAA is a genomic window containing:
- the LOC141632623 gene encoding uncharacterized protein LOC141632623; translation: MDPIKYLFENPVLNGRMSRLTLMLSEFDLKYLPLKAIKGRVVADFLADNQIEETEVVDTSSFPDEDVVHVEDDVWDLYFYRASNYMRYGVGILLISPKGEHVPVSSKLYFNVTNNAAEYEACLPGLCSALDLGMKKLLVCGDSSLVINEVVESWKIKRNSLAPYQARIEELERYFDDVKYVRLPRDKNQFADALT